The following coding sequences lie in one Polyodon spathula isolate WHYD16114869_AA chromosome 15, ASM1765450v1, whole genome shotgun sequence genomic window:
- the LOC121327481 gene encoding coiled-coil domain-containing protein 122-like translates to MLKFWATKKHTGKQGDEIEHRLKHSECLEAQTQALYMENVNLQPRIEQEEEHFQLLLAGYNTYRNKMGAHREVIAHVEGKTATRRELLEKREIVKKLKEEKEELRIDLENPKGNAVRQGQGDIYNLKMRISEVKETVNKKIACIVKEQEVHIQLKKEVEMQNRRCDAILKHLHCQLNKTQSNKRQWNWDIQQMERKVAQLRKCLGITE, encoded by the exons ATGCTTAAGTTCTGGGCCACAAAGAAACACACTGGCAAGCAGGGGGATGAGATTGAACACAGACTTAAGCATTCAGAGTGCCTGGAAGCCCAGACACAAGCCCTTTATATGGAAAATGTAAATCTTCAACCTCGGATCGAACAAGAGGAAGAACATTTCCAATTGCTGTTGGCAGGATataacacatacagaaataaaatgggCGCTCACAGAGAGGTTATTGCTCATGTGGAAGGCAAAACTGCCACAAGGAGGGAACTCCTGGAAAAACGAGAAATTGTAAAAAAGCTCAAAGAAGAAAAGGAGGAGCTGAGGATTGATCTGGAGAATCCAAAAGGAAATGCAGTGAGACAAGGTCAG ggAGATATTTACAATTTGAAGATGAGGATTTCAGAGGTAAAGGAGACTGTCAATAAAAAGATTGCATGTATTGTTAAAGAACAGGAGGTTCATATTCAACTGAAGAAGGAAGTAGAG ATGCAAAACAGAAGGTGTGACGCCATTTTAAAACATCTTCACTGTCAGTTGAACAAGACGCAGTCTAATAAAAGGCAGTGGAACTGGGATATTCAACAAATGGAGAGAAAAGTTGCTCAGCTTAGAAAATGTCTTGGGATAACAGAGTAA